From the genome of Pseudanabaena sp. FACHB-2040, one region includes:
- a CDS encoding PQQ-dependent sugar dehydrogenase produces MNQISTQNSRLKRHTALLLRGMVASAIALAACQPTTPTPTQPEQTPEPQTTAPEQVQQVSTTNATCELVEQGFGPTGQVDIRVEEVASGLEVPWGIDFLPNSDMLVTERAGRVRLVRQGQLQPNPVATIEATDVGEGGLLGIAVHPDFASNRWFYVYYTANRDGSRTNLVERWQLSEDGLSATRDRTILGDIPVAQFHNGGRIRFGPDGMLYIGTGDARDPDISQDQNSLAGKILRVTPEGEVPADNPFPGNPVFISGIRNTQGFDWIDASTLWVTDHGPSGELGRSGHDKASVARAGDNLGWPTTYRCESEPGLVTPSIVWQQALPPGGSVIYTGTAIPEWQDSLIIATLRSEHLQRVAFDPQNPGQVQSHEVYLQGEYGRLRDAVMGPDGELYITTSNCDGRGGCPSEQDKILRVTR; encoded by the coding sequence ATGAACCAAATTTCGACTCAAAACAGCCGACTGAAGCGGCACACTGCCCTGTTGCTGAGGGGGATGGTTGCGAGTGCGATCGCACTCGCCGCCTGTCAACCCACGACACCTACCCCAACTCAGCCCGAGCAAACGCCCGAACCTCAGACCACTGCCCCCGAACAGGTTCAGCAAGTCTCAACGACCAACGCTACCTGTGAGTTGGTGGAGCAGGGCTTTGGCCCCACCGGGCAGGTCGATATTCGGGTTGAAGAAGTTGCTTCGGGGCTAGAAGTGCCCTGGGGCATCGATTTTTTGCCCAATAGCGACATGCTGGTGACGGAGCGAGCCGGACGGGTGCGCCTAGTGCGCCAGGGCCAGCTGCAGCCAAACCCAGTCGCCACTATTGAGGCCACAGATGTTGGAGAAGGGGGGCTGCTGGGCATCGCCGTTCACCCCGACTTTGCCAGCAACCGCTGGTTTTACGTTTACTACACGGCCAACCGCGACGGCTCTCGCACTAATCTGGTAGAGCGCTGGCAGCTTTCGGAGGATGGACTGAGCGCAACTCGCGATCGCACCATCCTGGGCGATATTCCCGTTGCCCAATTTCACAACGGCGGACGCATCCGCTTTGGCCCCGACGGCATGCTCTACATCGGCACGGGCGATGCCCGCGACCCCGATATCTCCCAAGACCAAAACAGCCTAGCGGGCAAAATTCTGCGCGTTACCCCCGAAGGTGAAGTGCCCGCAGACAACCCCTTCCCCGGCAACCCAGTGTTTATCTCCGGCATTCGCAATACCCAAGGCTTTGACTGGATCGATGCTTCCACCTTGTGGGTAACCGACCACGGTCCCAGCGGCGAATTGGGCCGCAGCGGCCACGACAAAGCTAGCGTTGCCCGCGCCGGAGACAACCTGGGCTGGCCCACCACATACCGCTGCGAGTCAGAACCTGGCCTGGTGACGCCCTCTATCGTCTGGCAGCAGGCCCTGCCCCCTGGCGGTTCCGTAATCTATACCGGTACTGCTATCCCTGAATGGCAAGACAGCCTCATCATTGCCACCCTGCGCTCGGAGCACCTGCAGCGAGTTGCCTTCGACCCCCAAAATCCGGGTCAGGTGCAGAGCCACGAGGTCTATCTCCAGGGCGAGTATGGCCGCCTCAGGGATGCCGTGATGGGGCCAGACGGCGAACTCTATATCACCACCAGCAACTGCGACGGACGCGGCGGTTGTCCCAGCGAGCAAGACAAAATTCTGCGGGTTACCCGCTAA
- a CDS encoding rhomboid family intramembrane serine protease yields MVPLHDNNPTKITPWVNYGLIVANVLVFIYELMLPSDQLQSLFQNFAIVPSQLTEAFQSGDPTQITAQSLTLITSQFLHGGFLHLGGNMLFLWVFGNNIEEKLGRVPYLFFYLACGALAGLAQWFFSMQSSIPTVGASGAIAGVLGAYILRFPKARILTLIPLGIFLTTFRIPAVFFLGFWFFQQAFYGVASLQATTSIETGGIAYWAHAGGFLVGLALGPPLGLFSSKGDAIEGSRPNRRIR; encoded by the coding sequence GTGGTTCCTCTTCATGACAACAATCCGACCAAAATCACGCCCTGGGTTAACTATGGGCTGATTGTCGCCAATGTTTTGGTCTTTATCTATGAGCTGATGTTGCCGTCTGACCAGCTGCAGAGTCTATTTCAGAACTTTGCCATCGTACCCAGTCAGCTTACTGAGGCCTTTCAAAGCGGCGACCCAACCCAAATCACTGCTCAGTCACTGACCCTGATTACCTCCCAGTTTCTCCACGGCGGTTTTTTGCATCTGGGCGGCAACATGCTGTTCCTCTGGGTGTTTGGTAACAACATTGAAGAAAAGCTGGGCCGAGTTCCCTACCTCTTTTTTTACCTGGCCTGTGGAGCGCTGGCAGGGCTGGCCCAGTGGTTTTTCTCCATGCAGTCCAGCATTCCTACGGTGGGGGCGAGTGGTGCGATCGCAGGTGTTCTCGGAGCCTACATTCTGCGCTTTCCCAAGGCCCGCATTCTCACCCTGATACCCCTGGGAATTTTCCTGACCACCTTCCGCATTCCCGCCGTATTTTTCCTGGGATTTTGGTTTTTTCAGCAGGCGTTCTACGGTGTGGCCAGCCTGCAAGCCACCACGAGCATCGAGACTGGCGGCATTGCCTACTGGGCCCATGCCGGAGGCTTTCTCGTAGGCCTGGCCTTGGGTCCGCCCCTAGGCCTGTTTTCATCCAAAGGCGATGCGATTGAAGGCTCGCGTCCCAATCGGCGGATTCGATAG
- the mgtE gene encoding magnesium transporter codes for MPPTHSHEAYQEWLHNRLCVLIENQDFEAAKALLVPVQPADVADAIETLPDKAQAIAFRLLAKDQAVEVYEHLQPRVQYSLIEDFKQPDVQSVVDSMSPDDRARLFDELPAKVARQIVQQLTPAERSATALLLGYKPGTAGRIMTPEYISLKEGQTVQQALEKIRREAQQAETIAYLYVTDTDRQLTGLLSLRELVMAPSDQVIGALMIRNVVFAHTDTDQEEVARLIQRYDFVALPIVDSEQRLVGIVTIDDVLDVLEQETTEDIYALGGVQSGGDSYFQSNLFTVARKRVAWLMVLLVTNTMTTAVITSQEAVLEQVIALAAFIPLLIDAGGNVGAQSSTVVIRGLSTEETHMKRALWVIWREAMAGIILGLMLGTVVFVWATILQGDMLVALAVGISLFAISAIASLAGSALPYVFNSFGLDPALMSAPFITTAVDVLGVLIYLNVARIILQL; via the coding sequence ATGCCGCCCACACATTCCCACGAGGCCTATCAAGAATGGCTGCACAATCGCCTATGCGTCTTGATCGAGAACCAGGACTTTGAGGCAGCTAAAGCTCTACTTGTCCCTGTGCAGCCTGCTGACGTAGCCGATGCGATCGAAACCCTGCCCGACAAAGCCCAGGCCATCGCCTTTCGCCTGCTGGCTAAAGATCAGGCTGTTGAGGTTTACGAACACCTGCAGCCCCGGGTGCAGTACTCGCTGATTGAAGACTTTAAACAGCCCGATGTGCAGTCTGTTGTAGATAGCATGTCGCCCGACGATCGGGCTCGATTGTTTGACGAACTGCCTGCCAAAGTCGCGCGCCAGATCGTACAGCAGCTCACCCCGGCAGAGCGCAGCGCCACAGCTCTGCTGTTGGGCTACAAGCCTGGCACCGCCGGACGCATCATGACACCGGAATACATCTCCCTCAAAGAAGGGCAGACGGTGCAGCAAGCCTTAGAAAAAATTCGGCGAGAAGCACAACAGGCCGAAACCATTGCCTACCTGTACGTGACCGATACTGACCGACAGTTGACAGGTCTGCTCTCCCTGCGAGAGCTGGTGATGGCCCCGTCTGATCAGGTCATCGGGGCCTTGATGATTCGCAACGTGGTATTTGCCCACACTGATACCGACCAAGAGGAAGTGGCCCGACTGATCCAGCGCTATGACTTTGTGGCCCTCCCCATAGTCGATAGTGAGCAGCGCCTGGTGGGTATTGTCACCATCGACGATGTGCTAGACGTGCTAGAGCAGGAAACCACTGAAGATATTTATGCCCTAGGCGGTGTGCAGTCAGGCGGCGACTCCTATTTCCAGTCCAACCTGTTTACCGTGGCCCGCAAGCGGGTGGCCTGGCTGATGGTGCTGCTAGTCACTAACACGATGACGACTGCGGTGATTACTAGTCAGGAGGCTGTTTTAGAGCAGGTAATTGCTTTGGCGGCATTCATTCCGCTGCTCATCGATGCGGGGGGTAATGTGGGAGCCCAATCTTCCACTGTCGTCATTCGGGGTCTCAGCACAGAAGAAACTCACATGAAGCGGGCACTCTGGGTGATCTGGCGAGAAGCGATGGCCGGAATCATTTTGGGGCTGATGCTAGGAACTGTCGTGTTTGTCTGGGCCACCATACTGCAGGGCGATATGCTGGTAGCTTTAGCAGTGGGCATTAGTCTCTTTGCCATTTCGGCCATTGCCTCTCTAGCTGGATCAGCCTTGCCCTATGTTTTCAATTCCTTTGGCCTAGATCCAGCGCTGATGTCAGCCCCCTTTATTACCACAGCCGTAGATGTGTTGGGGGTGTTGATTTACCTCAACGTGGCTCGAATAATTTTGCAGCTTTAG
- a CDS encoding superoxide dismutase has product MKFLKRQLKYVLSGMAALLLLVACQGVPQAQTPAGQPQAQQAQAETSPVAYVDRELATPAELPPLPYDYGALEAAIDAETMRLHHDRHHAAYVNNLNEALQDYPDLQGRSVESLLRDLDNLPDDIQTTVRNNGGGHLNHTIFWQIMSPDGGGEPTGEIAQAIEQTFGDFSSFQEQFNEAGGDQFGSGWVWLVRNGQGSLEITSTANQDSPIMDGQYPIMGNDVWEHAYYLRYQNQRAQYLENWWNVVNWPEVERRFQAAS; this is encoded by the coding sequence ATGAAGTTTTTGAAGCGTCAGCTCAAGTACGTACTCTCGGGCATGGCAGCCCTACTGCTATTGGTGGCCTGCCAAGGCGTACCCCAAGCCCAAACTCCTGCCGGACAACCCCAGGCCCAACAGGCCCAGGCTGAGACCTCACCTGTTGCTTATGTAGACCGCGAACTAGCGACCCCCGCTGAACTGCCGCCCCTACCCTACGACTACGGTGCCCTAGAAGCCGCAATCGATGCCGAAACCATGCGGCTGCACCACGACCGGCACCACGCCGCCTACGTAAACAACCTGAATGAAGCCTTACAAGACTACCCAGACCTGCAGGGCCGCAGCGTTGAGTCTCTGCTGCGCGATCTAGACAACCTGCCCGACGATATCCAGACGACGGTGCGTAATAACGGGGGTGGTCACCTCAATCACACCATCTTCTGGCAAATCATGAGCCCCGATGGCGGCGGCGAACCCACTGGCGAAATCGCCCAAGCCATCGAACAAACCTTTGGTGACTTCAGCAGCTTCCAGGAGCAGTTTAACGAAGCAGGCGGTGATCAGTTCGGTAGCGGTTGGGTATGGCTAGTGCGCAACGGCCAGGGTAGTCTAGAAATCACCAGCACCGCCAATCAAGACAGCCCCATCATGGACGGCCAGTACCCAATCATGGGCAACGACGTGTGGGAACACGCCTACTACCTGCGCTACCAGAACCAGCGGGCTCAGTACCTAGAGAACTGGTGGAACGTCGTCAACTGGCCGGAGGTGGAGCGGCGGTTTCAGGCTGCTTCTTAG
- a CDS encoding di-heme oxidoredictase family protein, whose translation MRLRTLILLISLVVLVGFLGYRLELTLPTGPPDLASTYTPMTQPPPRGVGSYDVLGHTVSQAEAAQLLQTEEGRQQLSPEQGAVEITEDLLALGRESFYHETFGNEVLFTDVIGILDGPLGLPKLTKAILALKGQPTNNLQVTLDEAVTLGDRNFPAGTVINTGLDVPKGSVFPLGLVTHVKNVRPQVGVTCALCHATVNQETGRIIEGATNTDVNLGMLLALAPNSAALFRQTDVNPTEIPSGEHTYLTAEGETANLPNAEQVEKAVDGALLSWPPGNFVSNGDLKNNSAQVPSSYTHEAFPYAWSGVASIGWFHGLTTLNNAVFGLNADPTTTADAAPEVLGIDKEIYLGTMLQNAPTDHFRLPEGARPSEFFESVDPTPGSPGINWTIKMPEYPKGTLFMQNGLMAATPGHLVAEQLNGMSAWQNTLAPPPNEAVTDVASVQRGAKIFDNANCATCHSGRYFTNHRVIAQREVKTQPVRAPASKDFAEAFVPPDTYAPNVPVPLPADPMVLSVPTDITPEEDIKLAYAQSDPAGGYKVMKLIGVYLHAPYLHDGGVAASATALKQEEDGWYSVADPTQIGMVGTFMRHIKPDPGASLRMLVDRNLRQPMVEANRANPDLQRANVSGQGHEYWVDQKAGFDPQDQTDLVNFLLSLDDDPVALPPSVTTEVAAAR comes from the coding sequence ATGCGACTGCGAACCTTAATTCTTCTTATCTCCCTGGTCGTCTTGGTGGGCTTCCTGGGATATCGGCTAGAGCTGACGCTGCCGACTGGGCCACCAGATCTGGCGTCTACCTATACACCGATGACGCAGCCACCGCCTCGGGGCGTTGGCTCCTACGATGTGCTGGGGCATACGGTGAGTCAGGCAGAAGCGGCTCAACTGCTACAAACCGAGGAAGGGCGGCAGCAGCTGTCACCAGAACAGGGCGCAGTTGAGATTACGGAAGATCTGCTGGCCCTGGGGCGAGAATCTTTCTACCACGAGACCTTTGGTAATGAGGTGCTCTTTACCGATGTGATTGGAATCTTGGACGGTCCTTTGGGGCTGCCCAAGCTGACTAAAGCGATTTTGGCGCTGAAGGGGCAGCCTACCAATAACCTGCAGGTAACGCTGGATGAGGCGGTGACTTTGGGCGATCGCAACTTCCCAGCGGGCACTGTGATCAACACGGGGCTAGACGTGCCCAAGGGCTCTGTCTTTCCGCTGGGCCTGGTGACTCATGTGAAGAACGTTCGGCCCCAGGTGGGCGTTACCTGCGCTCTCTGTCATGCCACAGTAAACCAGGAGACGGGGCGAATTATCGAAGGGGCAACTAATACTGACGTCAACCTGGGAATGTTGCTGGCCCTGGCTCCAAACTCGGCAGCGCTGTTTCGTCAAACAGATGTAAATCCGACCGAGATTCCTTCTGGTGAGCACACCTACTTAACTGCTGAGGGAGAGACCGCAAACCTTCCCAATGCCGAGCAGGTGGAAAAGGCAGTAGACGGAGCGCTGCTGTCGTGGCCGCCGGGTAATTTTGTCTCCAACGGCGACCTGAAGAACAACTCGGCCCAGGTGCCCTCCTCTTACACCCATGAAGCATTTCCCTACGCCTGGAGCGGAGTGGCTTCTATCGGCTGGTTTCATGGTCTGACCACCCTAAATAATGCTGTCTTTGGCCTCAATGCCGACCCGACTACTACGGCAGATGCCGCCCCCGAGGTGCTGGGCATCGACAAAGAGATTTATCTAGGCACGATGCTGCAAAATGCACCTACTGACCATTTCCGTCTACCGGAAGGGGCGCGACCCTCAGAGTTTTTTGAATCTGTTGATCCCACTCCGGGTTCCCCGGGTATCAACTGGACAATTAAAATGCCGGAGTACCCAAAGGGCACGCTATTTATGCAAAACGGCCTGATGGCGGCTACGCCAGGGCACTTAGTTGCAGAGCAGCTCAATGGGATGTCGGCCTGGCAAAACACGCTGGCTCCGCCGCCAAATGAAGCCGTTACCGATGTGGCGTCAGTTCAGCGAGGGGCGAAGATCTTCGACAACGCCAACTGCGCTACCTGCCACAGCGGTCGCTACTTCACTAACCATAGAGTGATTGCCCAGCGCGAAGTGAAAACCCAGCCGGTACGGGCTCCTGCCTCTAAGGACTTCGCTGAGGCGTTTGTGCCGCCCGACACCTACGCGCCCAACGTGCCGGTGCCGCTTCCAGCAGACCCGATGGTGCTGTCGGTGCCCACCGATATCACGCCTGAAGAAGACATCAAGCTGGCCTACGCCCAGAGCGATCCGGCAGGAGGCTATAAGGTGATGAAGCTGATTGGGGTGTATCTCCATGCGCCTTACCTACATGATGGCGGCGTGGCAGCTAGCGCCACGGCCCTCAAACAGGAGGAAGACGGCTGGTACAGCGTGGCCGACCCAACCCAGATCGGCATGGTAGGTACCTTCATGCGCCACATTAAGCCCGATCCGGGTGCAAGCCTGCGGATGCTGGTAGACCGCAACCTGCGTCAGCCGATGGTAGAGGCCAACCGGGCCAATCCCGATCTGCAGCGGGCCAATGTCAGCGGTCAGGGTCACGAATATTGGGTAGACCAAAAAGCCGGGTTTGATCCTCAAGACCAGACAGATCTAGTTAACTTCCTGCTGTCTTTGGACGATGACCCGGTGGCATTGCCGCCCTCGGTGACGACGGAGGTGGCTGCTGCCCGCTGA
- a CDS encoding ferric reductase-like transmembrane domain-containing protein, which produces MRRLLMHSPIAVALLWILAYLLITLLPLVVMVLHPAPSGRGFWVEFSVALGFIALALMALQFVLTARVNRIESSYGIDILLQFHRYTSIVAFLMVLVHPAILFITQPETLQLLNFPQAPLRAQMAVLATLAFLAMVITTIWRKQLKIPYEPWRASHTILAVLAVGLGFGHGLGVGNYLGYFWKAVLWSGFMLGALWLILYVRLIKPWMMTKRPYLVEEVIPQRGDVWTLALRPYGHNGFTFNPGQFAWLTLNITPLSMREHPFSMSSNGDHPERIEFGIKAIGDFTERIKDIEPGTRAYLDGPYGVFTTELYWDTAGFVLIAGGVGITPIFSILKTAAERKDDRPFLLIYGSKSWDDVTYREELEELKEKLDLEIVHVIRKAEDDWAGETGYVDKDVLEKYIPRHRGSRQYFICAAPVMMDSVERALFDLGVPVTHVHMEHFNLA; this is translated from the coding sequence ATGAGACGCCTGTTAATGCACAGCCCGATCGCAGTAGCCTTACTGTGGATCTTGGCTTACCTGCTGATTACCCTGCTGCCCTTGGTGGTGATGGTGCTGCACCCAGCTCCATCGGGGCGAGGCTTTTGGGTTGAGTTTTCGGTGGCGCTGGGCTTTATTGCTTTGGCGCTGATGGCGCTGCAGTTTGTGCTGACTGCTCGGGTGAACCGGATTGAGTCATCCTACGGCATTGACATCTTGCTCCAGTTCCACCGCTACACCTCGATTGTGGCCTTTCTCATGGTGCTGGTGCATCCTGCCATTCTGTTCATCACGCAGCCTGAGACGCTTCAGCTTTTAAACTTTCCCCAGGCTCCACTGCGAGCGCAGATGGCGGTGCTGGCGACGCTTGCTTTTCTGGCGATGGTGATCACTACGATTTGGCGTAAGCAGCTCAAAATTCCCTACGAACCTTGGCGGGCTAGCCACACCATCTTGGCTGTGCTAGCGGTGGGATTGGGCTTTGGCCACGGGTTGGGAGTGGGGAACTACTTGGGCTATTTCTGGAAGGCGGTGTTGTGGTCTGGCTTTATGCTGGGGGCGCTCTGGCTGATTCTCTACGTGCGCCTGATCAAGCCGTGGATGATGACTAAGCGCCCCTACTTGGTGGAGGAGGTGATTCCCCAGCGAGGAGATGTTTGGACGCTGGCCTTGCGGCCCTACGGCCACAATGGGTTTACCTTTAATCCGGGTCAGTTCGCCTGGTTGACGCTCAATATTACCCCTTTGAGTATGCGAGAGCATCCGTTCTCTATGTCCTCTAATGGGGACCATCCGGAGCGGATTGAGTTTGGCATTAAGGCTATTGGCGACTTTACTGAACGCATTAAGGACATTGAGCCGGGTACTCGCGCCTACCTTGATGGCCCCTATGGCGTGTTTACGACCGAGCTCTATTGGGATACTGCCGGGTTTGTGCTAATTGCGGGCGGTGTTGGCATTACGCCCATTTTCAGCATCCTCAAAACAGCAGCAGAGCGGAAAGATGACCGCCCCTTCCTGCTGATCTATGGCAGTAAGTCTTGGGATGATGTGACCTACCGGGAAGAGTTGGAGGAACTGAAGGAGAAGCTGGATCTAGAAATTGTCCATGTGATCCGCAAGGCTGAGGACGATTGGGCGGGCGAAACGGGCTATGTCGATAAGGATGTGTTGGAGAAGTACATTCCTCGCCACCGAGGCAGCCGACAGTACTTTATTTGCGCCGCTCCCGTGATGATGGACTCTGTCGAACGGGCCTTGTTTGATTTAGGGGTTCCGGTTACACATGTGCATATGGAGCACTTTAACCTGGCGTAG
- a CDS encoding cation-transporting P-type ATPase produces MQTITKENPSVGIYHELPGMDVARQLESHAERGLTPAEVTERRRQYGPNELESKPGKPAWLRFLLQFNQALLYILIVAGIIKAFLGSWTNAAVIWGVTLINAIIGFVQESKAEGAIAALAKAVTTEATVIRDGKKQQIPSQELVPGDLVLLTSGDKVPADLRLLTVRGLQVDESALTGESVPVNKATEPLGANTPLAERINMAFAGSFVTFGQGSGVVVATGNTTEVGKISQSIEQRSSLSTPLTRKFDKFSHTLLYVILSLATLTFVAGLGQGRSWAEMFEAAVALAVSAIPEGLPAVVTVTLAIGVNRMARRHAIIRKLPAVETLGGATVICSDKTGTLTENQMTVQAVYAGCQRYQVSGIGYAPEGEIRVAAGDRAGHGANADPIGNLRGLPALEECLMAGVLCNDTHLEWKEERWTVVGDPTEGALVTAAQKAGLEQAKLAAQWPRIETIPFESQFQYMATLHRMREDHTLYVKGALEAILNRSQTMLDRRGQVVPIEPDRLRMETERLAEQGLRVLALAKKRVPKRQTHLEHDDIESGLIFLGVQGMIDPPREEVMAAVHACQTAGIQVKMITGDHLTTAKAIAERIGLEKGGQLQGFTGQQLAEMNDSELTEALEDGSVFARVAPTQKLRLVEALQSRGEIVAMTGDGVNDAPALKQADIGVAMSKAGTDVAREAADMLLTDDNFASIEAAVEEGRTVYQNLRKAIAFILPVNGGESMTILISALLARELPILALQVLWLNMVNSVAMTVPLAFEPKQDRTMMRPPRNPREPLLSGSLFKRIVIISVFNWILIFGMFEWAQDAFGSNAIARTIAIQALVAGRIVYLLSISQLGQALVNRLRGRKAPINAPAIGWGILATVVLQVLFSQWSIANALFATAPLTLTQWLICLLPALPMIPVAVLADRFDPAN; encoded by the coding sequence ATGCAAACGATCACTAAAGAGAACCCATCTGTGGGTATCTACCACGAGTTGCCGGGCATGGACGTAGCTCGGCAGCTAGAAAGCCATGCTGAGCGAGGGCTGACCCCGGCAGAAGTGACGGAGCGCCGCCGCCAGTATGGCCCCAACGAGCTGGAGTCCAAACCGGGTAAGCCTGCCTGGCTGCGGTTTCTGCTGCAGTTTAACCAGGCACTGCTTTACATCTTGATCGTTGCTGGGATCATCAAAGCCTTCCTTGGTTCCTGGACCAATGCGGCGGTGATTTGGGGTGTGACGCTGATCAACGCCATTATTGGCTTTGTGCAGGAGTCGAAGGCAGAAGGTGCGATCGCAGCCCTAGCCAAAGCCGTTACCACCGAAGCCACCGTCATCCGCGATGGCAAAAAGCAGCAGATCCCTTCTCAAGAGCTGGTGCCCGGTGACCTAGTGCTGCTGACCTCGGGCGACAAAGTGCCTGCCGACTTGCGACTGCTCACGGTGCGGGGGCTACAGGTAGACGAGTCGGCCCTGACCGGGGAATCTGTGCCAGTCAACAAAGCCACCGAACCCCTAGGAGCCAATACGCCGCTAGCCGAGCGCATCAATATGGCCTTTGCCGGGAGCTTTGTTACCTTTGGCCAAGGCAGCGGCGTCGTGGTCGCCACTGGCAATACCACAGAAGTCGGCAAGATTTCCCAATCGATTGAGCAGCGCAGCAGCCTGAGCACACCGCTGACTCGCAAATTCGACAAATTCAGCCACACCCTGCTATATGTCATCCTGTCGCTAGCGACTCTGACCTTTGTGGCCGGACTGGGGCAGGGCCGTTCTTGGGCTGAGATGTTTGAGGCGGCAGTAGCTCTGGCCGTCAGCGCCATTCCCGAAGGACTGCCAGCAGTGGTGACGGTCACCCTAGCGATTGGCGTCAATCGCATGGCCCGCCGCCACGCCATTATTCGCAAACTGCCAGCGGTGGAAACCTTAGGGGGAGCCACTGTAATCTGCTCCGACAAGACCGGTACCCTAACCGAAAACCAAATGACGGTTCAAGCGGTCTATGCGGGCTGTCAGCGCTACCAAGTAAGCGGCATCGGCTACGCCCCTGAGGGAGAAATTCGGGTCGCGGCAGGAGATCGGGCCGGGCACGGGGCTAACGCAGATCCTATTGGCAATCTGCGGGGGCTGCCTGCTTTAGAAGAGTGCCTAATGGCTGGAGTGCTATGCAACGACACTCACCTGGAATGGAAGGAGGAACGCTGGACTGTTGTGGGCGACCCGACCGAGGGAGCGCTGGTCACAGCCGCGCAAAAAGCTGGACTGGAGCAGGCCAAGCTGGCCGCACAGTGGCCCAGAATAGAAACCATTCCCTTTGAATCTCAGTTTCAGTACATGGCTACACTGCACCGCATGAGGGAAGACCACACTCTCTACGTCAAGGGGGCGCTAGAGGCCATTCTCAACCGCTCCCAGACCATGCTGGATCGGCGGGGGCAGGTGGTGCCGATTGAACCAGACCGCCTGCGGATGGAGACTGAGCGCCTAGCCGAACAGGGCCTGCGAGTGCTGGCCTTGGCCAAAAAACGGGTGCCCAAGCGACAGACTCATCTGGAGCATGACGACATCGAATCTGGCCTGATCTTCTTGGGGGTGCAGGGCATGATCGACCCCCCTCGGGAGGAGGTGATGGCTGCAGTCCACGCCTGCCAAACAGCGGGCATTCAGGTGAAGATGATCACGGGAGACCACCTGACCACTGCCAAAGCGATTGCCGAACGGATTGGCCTGGAGAAGGGTGGGCAACTTCAAGGCTTTACCGGCCAGCAGCTCGCTGAGATGAATGACTCTGAGCTAACCGAGGCCCTAGAAGATGGCTCTGTGTTTGCCCGAGTTGCGCCCACCCAAAAGCTGCGCCTGGTAGAAGCGCTGCAGTCTAGGGGCGAAATCGTGGCCATGACCGGCGATGGGGTGAACGATGCCCCAGCCCTAAAGCAGGCCGATATTGGGGTAGCCATGAGCAAAGCGGGCACCGACGTGGCCCGTGAAGCGGCAGACATGCTGCTGACCGATGACAACTTTGCCTCGATTGAAGCAGCGGTAGAAGAAGGCCGGACGGTTTATCAGAATTTGCGGAAAGCGATCGCATTTATCCTGCCCGTTAATGGCGGCGAGTCGATGACCATTTTGATCAGCGCCCTGCTGGCCCGCGAACTGCCGATTTTGGCCCTGCAGGTGCTGTGGCTAAACATGGTCAACTCAGTGGCTATGACCGTGCCCCTGGCCTTTGAGCCCAAGCAAGATCGCACAATGATGCGGCCCCCCCGCAACCCTCGCGAACCGCTGCTATCCGGCAGCCTGTTCAAGCGCATTGTGATTATTTCAGTTTTTAACTGGATTTTGATCTTCGGCATGTTTGAGTGGGCTCAAGATGCCTTTGGCAGCAATGCCATTGCCCGCACTATAGCAATTCAGGCCCTAGTCGCCGGACGGATCGTTTACCTGCTTAGCATTAGCCAGCTAGGTCAGGCTTTGGTAAATCGCCTCCGAGGCCGCAAAGCTCCGATCAATGCGCCCGCTATTGGCTGGGGCATTTTGGCAACGGTGGTGCTGCAGGTACTGTTTAGCCAGTGGAGCATCGCCAATGCTCTATTTGCCACCGCTCCGCTGACGCTGACTCAGTGGCTGATTTGCCTACTCCCTGCGCTGCCGATGATTCCGGTAGCTGTGTTGGCCGATCGATTTGATCCGGCGAATTGA